The Siansivirga zeaxanthinifaciens CC-SAMT-1 region TTGACAGAATTGTTACGTATTGCGAAAAAGACACCATAGCCGTTGCTCAAATATTTTTAAGATTGCGTGGAGATGATATTCTTCATGACAATGAAATTATTCATATATAATGCAGGAAAATCCTATTTTAGAAATTAAAAATTTGTCTATTTCATTCGGAAAAAATGAAGTAATACATAACATTTCCTATCATTTAAATCAAAATGAAATATTAGGCATTGTGGGCGAATCGGGTTCGGGAAAATCGGTGTCTTCGCTAGCCATTTTAGGATTGCTGCCCAAAAAAGTTTCTAAAATTACGTCGGGTAGTATTTTATACAAAAATCAGGATCTAACACATCTGTCTTCAAAAAAATTTCAAACCATTAGAGGCCACAAAATTGCCATGATTTTTCAGGAACCTATGAGTTCTTTAAATCCTTCTATGACTTGTGGTAAACAGGTTCAGGAAATATTATTACAGCATACCGCATTAACAAAACCGTTAGCTAAAGAAGAAACCCTTTTACTATTTGAAAAAGTAAAACTGCCAACACCAGAACGTATTTTTAATGCGTATCCGCATGAAATTTCTGGAGGTCAAAAACAACGGGTAATGATTGCCATGGCCATTGCCTGTAAACCCGATATTTTAATTGCAGACGAGCCAACAACCGCCTTAGATGTTACCGTACAAAAAGATATCATTAAGCTTTTAAAAACGCTCCAAACAGAAACAAAAATGAGCGTTATTTTTATAACACACGATTTGTCGTTAATATCTGAAATTGCCCATCGTATTTTAGTAATGTATAAAGGCGATATTGTAGAGCAAGGCGATGCAAACACCCTATTTAATAAACCGCAACATATTTACACCAAAGCATTAATAAACGCGCGCCCTTCATTACACACACGTTTACAGGTTTTACCAACCATAAACGATTATTTAAATAAAACCACCAAAACAGATATTATAACTTCCGAAGACCGGGCTAAAAAACACCAGCTTATTTACAGCAAGTCACCTTTACTAGAGGTTATTAACGTTGAAAAAGCATATATTTCTAAAAGCGGATGGTTTAAAAAACCAGATGTATTTAAGGCCGTAGATAATGTTAGTTTTAAATTATATGAAGGTGAAACTTTAGGTTTGGTGGGCGAGTCGGGTTGTGGAAAATCGACTTTGGGAAATGCAATTCTTCAATTAGATAAAGCTACCGCCGGACAAATTTTGTATAAGGGAGTCGATATTACAATACTGTCAAATTCTGAAATTAAGAAGCTTAGAAAAGACATTCAGATTATATTTCAAGATCCTTATTCTTCATTAAACCCCAGAATTCCGGTTGGTGAAGCTATCATGGAGCCCATGAAAGTTCATAATCTTTATCGTTCTGAAGCAGAACGTAAAGAAAAAACCATCGATATTCTTAATAAAGTAGGCTTATCTGAAGCCTATTTTAACCGCTATCCTCATGAGTTTTCTGGCGGACAAAGACAACGTATTGGTATAGCCAGAACCATTGCTTTACAACCCAAACTTATAGTTTGCGACGAGTCGGTTTCTGCGCTTGATATTTCGGTGCAAGCTCAGGTTTTAAATTTATTGAATGATTTAAAAGAAACTTTTGGGTTTACCTACATATTTATATCACACGATTTAGCCGTTGTGAAATATATGAGCGACCAGCTATTGGTTATGAATAAAGGAAAAATTGAGGAGTTAGATAATGCCGATGTTATTTACAGCACACCAAAAACTGCTTATACAAAAAAACTTATTGATGCCATCCCAAAAGGGTTATAGCATAAAAATCTTCTTGGTTAAATAAAATAAACCTTTTATAAACTTTAAATTCTCGCGAAGTGTTTGCTTGAATTTACTATCATTAAATGTAGGTTGTTCAGGTAGATTGGTTGCAAAATTCATAAGCTTTAAGTTTATGGTAGATTTGGGGAAATCTATATTTAACTTTGGTTTCATTGGGGATTATAAATATAGAACAGATTTTCAATTTAATCGCTAAAAAACATTTTAAATCGATAAAACGCATAAATATTTAACATTTGAAGTGTATTTCATCTGTTTAAAGCTTCATTTCGGGTATATCTCCTTCAATAATTAAAGTCCCCTCGGTGGCCTTTTTAATGGTGTCTACAGACACTCCAGGAGCGCGTTCCAAGAGTTTAAAACCAGCTTCTGTAATTTCTAATACGGCTAAATTTGTAACAATCCGTTTTACACAACGAACGCCTGTTAATGGTAAACTACAGCTTTTAAGTAATTTTGACTCTCCTGCTCTATTGGTATGCATCATGGCAACTATTATATTTTCTGCACTGGCTACCAAATCCATAGCACCACCCATTCCCTTTACCATTTTGCCGGGTATTTTCCAATTGGCAATATCACCTTGCTCAGACACTTCCATAGCGCCCAAAATAGTTAAATCGACATGCTTACCCCTAATCATTGAAAAACTCATGGCAGAATCGAAAAAACTAGCACCTGGCAGTGTGGTTATGGTTTGTTTTCCTGCATTAATAACATCGGCATCTTCTTCACCTTCAAACGGAAACGGCCCCATGCCTAAAACGCCATTTTCACTTTGAAATTCTACTTCAATATCATCGCGTACATAATTTGCAACCAAGGTTGGTATACCTATACCTAAATTTACATAGTAACCATCTTTAACCTCTTTTGCTATGCGTTTTGCTATTCCTGTTTTATCTAACATATTCTAATATTTTGATGTGATGATTTGAAAATTAGCCAATTATACCTTTTTACTAGATGAAATAATTTTAGAAATGATTAAAATGACAGATTTTAAATCGCTTAATAATTTTTCATCAGGGTTTGGATAATGTTCTGAAGCTTTACAAAGTTTCAACCAATACTCTAATTCATCGGCTTCTTTTGCTGCTATTTTGAACTTATGAATAAAATCTCGTTTACTTTCAGCATTTTGAGCTTCACGAATGTTAGCTCCAATAGAAGTACCACTTCTAAAAATTTGTGAAGCCATTTCAAACCTATTTCCTACTCTAATTCTTTCAGAAAATGAAACGACATCTAGTGCCAATTCAAATGTTAATCTAACAATTAAATTATCTGTATCATTCCTCATTTTCAAATTAACTAATCATCAAATTAATTTCTTGCTCTAACAGTGCGTTGCTCAATACGTTTTTCGTAGTGTTCTCCTTGAAAAATACGTTGCACAAAAATTCCTGGAATATGGATTTGATTGGGGTCTAAACTTCCCAGTGGCACCAGCTCTTCAACCTCGGCAACTGTAATTTTAGCGGCTCCGCACATAACGGGATTAAAATTTCGAGCCGTTCCTTTAAAAATTAAGTTACCAGCCGGATCGCCTTTCCAGGCTTTAACAAAGGCAAAATCGGCTTTAAAGGCCTGTTCTAAAACATACATTTTGCCATCGAATTCGCGGGTTTCTTTGCCCTCTGCAACTTCAGTACCATAACCAGCAGGCGTATAAAAAGCAGGAAATCCTGCTTGGGCTGCGCGACAACGTTCTGCTAAAGTGCCTTGCGGAATCAGTTCTACGTCCAACTCGCCCGAAAGTATTTGGCGTTCAAATTCATCATTTTCACCAACATAAGAGGAAATCATTTTCTTTATTTGATGCTTTTGAAGCAATAAGCCTAAGCCAAAATCGTCTACTCCTGCATTGTTAGAAATACAGGTTAAATCTTTAACCCCAAGTTTAACTAATTCTGCAATGGCATTTTCTGGAATACCACTTAAACCAAAACCACCAAGCATAAAAGTCATACCGTCTTTTACGCCTTGCAAGGCTATATTGACATTATTTACCTTCTTATTAATCATTATCGTTAAATTTTACCTTATAAATTTACAAATAATCAAATTATAAACTAAACCAGATTTGAAATAAAAAAGCCACTCGAAAACGAGTGGCTTTTAAAAATTATGTGTGCTTTAAATTCGAAATTTATCCGAAATCTAATTCTTCTTCAACCTTTTCTTTGGCATCTTCCATTCGCTCTCCTTCAGAATTTCCAGAACAATCTACATTAATTGAAAGTTCTTTAGGCACATCGAAATTACCGGTAGAAACGTTTAGCGTTTCATCTTTATAACAACTTTTCATATATAACCCCCAAATAGGCAATGCCATGGCAGCACCTTGTCCGTATGTTATAGTTCTAAAATGGGCTGCTCTATCTTCTGCGCCTACCCAAACACCAGTTACTAAATTGGGTACCATACCCATAAACCAACCATCACTTTGGTTTTGCGTAGTACCTGTTTTACCGGCAATAGGGTTTGTAAACGCATAAGGGTAACCTGTAATTATTTCTTTATAAACGCCGTAAGGCTCTCCGGTGCGTCTTAATCTGGCTCCAGAACCATATTGCGTAACCCCTTCTAAAAGTTTCACAGTAACATAGGCTGTTTCTTCGCCAACTACATCTCGAGTTTCGGGTTTAAATTGATATAAAACCGTACCATTTTTATCTTCTATGGTTGTAACCATTACAGGCTTAGTATAAACCCCTTTATTAGCAAATGCTGCATAGGCACCAACCATTTCGTAAACACTTATATCGGCAGTACCTAAAGCAATAGATGGTACTTCGGGGATATTGGAGTCTATACCCAATTTTTTAACTAAATCGATAACGGTTTTAGGTCCAACTTTATCCATTAAACGCGCCGTAACCGTATTAACCGAATTAGCCAACGCATTTTTTAAGGTTCTAATACCACCATATTTTCCATCGGAATTTTGAGGGCACCAATCTTCTGGGTTTCCAAACTTGTTTTTTTCTATACAAAAAGGTGTATCTGGAAATTCATCGCAAGGCGAATAATGTAATTGATCGATGGCTGTGGTATAAACAAAAGGCTTAAATGTAGAACCCACTTGGCGTTTTCCTTGTTTTACCATATCGTATTGAAAATGACGATAATTTACACCACCAACCCATGCTTTAACATGACCGGTTTGAGGATCCATAGACATCATACCTGTGCGTAAAAACGATTTATAGTAACGCATAGAATCCATAGGTTTCATTATGGTATCTATCTCTGAAGGTTTTCCTTTAACATAGGCAAAAACTGTCATTTCGGTAGGCTTTTGAAAAGACGCTTTTATCTCTGCATCCGATTTTTTTAAATCGTATTTCATGTGTCGCCAACGTTCAGACTGACGCATAGAACGATTCATTAAGCTTTCAATTTCATCGTTATTTAAATCTAAAAAAG contains the following coding sequences:
- a CDS encoding ABC transporter ATP-binding protein, whose amino-acid sequence is MQENPILEIKNLSISFGKNEVIHNISYHLNQNEILGIVGESGSGKSVSSLAILGLLPKKVSKITSGSILYKNQDLTHLSSKKFQTIRGHKIAMIFQEPMSSLNPSMTCGKQVQEILLQHTALTKPLAKEETLLLFEKVKLPTPERIFNAYPHEISGGQKQRVMIAMAIACKPDILIADEPTTALDVTVQKDIIKLLKTLQTETKMSVIFITHDLSLISEIAHRILVMYKGDIVEQGDANTLFNKPQHIYTKALINARPSLHTRLQVLPTINDYLNKTTKTDIITSEDRAKKHQLIYSKSPLLEVINVEKAYISKSGWFKKPDVFKAVDNVSFKLYEGETLGLVGESGCGKSTLGNAILQLDKATAGQILYKGVDITILSNSEIKKLRKDIQIIFQDPYSSLNPRIPVGEAIMEPMKVHNLYRSEAERKEKTIDILNKVGLSEAYFNRYPHEFSGGQRQRIGIARTIALQPKLIVCDESVSALDISVQAQVLNLLNDLKETFGFTYIFISHDLAVVKYMSDQLLVMNKGKIEELDNADVIYSTPKTAYTKKLIDAIPKGL
- a CDS encoding CoA transferase subunit B; its protein translation is MLDKTGIAKRIAKEVKDGYYVNLGIGIPTLVANYVRDDIEVEFQSENGVLGMGPFPFEGEEDADVINAGKQTITTLPGASFFDSAMSFSMIRGKHVDLTILGAMEVSEQGDIANWKIPGKMVKGMGGAMDLVASAENIIVAMMHTNRAGESKLLKSCSLPLTGVRCVKRIVTNLAVLEITEAGFKLLERAPGVSVDTIKKATEGTLIIEGDIPEMKL
- a CDS encoding four helix bundle protein, with the translated sequence MRNDTDNLIVRLTFELALDVVSFSERIRVGNRFEMASQIFRSGTSIGANIREAQNAESKRDFIHKFKIAAKEADELEYWLKLCKASEHYPNPDEKLLSDLKSVILIISKIISSSKKV
- a CDS encoding CoA transferase subunit A — its product is MINKKVNNVNIALQGVKDGMTFMLGGFGLSGIPENAIAELVKLGVKDLTCISNNAGVDDFGLGLLLQKHQIKKMISSYVGENDEFERQILSGELDVELIPQGTLAERCRAAQAGFPAFYTPAGYGTEVAEGKETREFDGKMYVLEQAFKADFAFVKAWKGDPAGNLIFKGTARNFNPVMCGAAKITVAEVEELVPLGSLDPNQIHIPGIFVQRIFQGEHYEKRIEQRTVRARN
- a CDS encoding penicillin-binding protein 1A, whose translation is MTTKKQTPPTQDFSKYVRWFWIVFSGAILFVILIFLLASWGAFGEMPDHTVLENPKTNLAAEIISSDGKTIGKFYLNDNRTPISYEDLPKHLVDALIATEDARFQSHSGIDAIGTLRAVVKLGGGGGASTISQQLAKQLFHGEGSKNIVERMLQKVKEWIIAIRLERQYTKEEIIAQYFNIYDFGNNADGIRSAARIYFGKEPKDLDLKESAMLVGMFKNSSLYNPRPNRNPIGVRNRRNVVLAQMYKYDFIDEKVKDSLQKTDLDLNYNPESHREGIATYFRTYLDGFMKDWIKNNPKPDGSKWNLYNDGLKIYTTIDSRMQQYAENAVEQHMARLQKEFFNQNTPERNATAPFLDLNNDEIESLMNRSMRQSERWRHMKYDLKKSDAEIKASFQKPTEMTVFAYVKGKPSEIDTIMKPMDSMRYYKSFLRTGMMSMDPQTGHVKAWVGGVNYRHFQYDMVKQGKRQVGSTFKPFVYTTAIDQLHYSPCDEFPDTPFCIEKNKFGNPEDWCPQNSDGKYGGIRTLKNALANSVNTVTARLMDKVGPKTVIDLVKKLGIDSNIPEVPSIALGTADISVYEMVGAYAAFANKGVYTKPVMVTTIEDKNGTVLYQFKPETRDVVGEETAYVTVKLLEGVTQYGSGARLRRTGEPYGVYKEIITGYPYAFTNPIAGKTGTTQNQSDGWFMGMVPNLVTGVWVGAEDRAAHFRTITYGQGAAMALPIWGLYMKSCYKDETLNVSTGNFDVPKELSINVDCSGNSEGERMEDAKEKVEEELDFG